One Cryptomeria japonica chromosome 9, Sugi_1.0, whole genome shotgun sequence genomic window carries:
- the LOC131064616 gene encoding U-box domain-containing protein 12-like yields MTEAVKGNTAMDDYISNIGSQDGFLRIQALEGLKKLTRLNEENRNWVAHSKSAIPSLLELLSSSSSCEDDLKTKELALAILLNLSVNDNLKEYMGSLEAIQCISNLIRYSDCSGSEELRENGASALCSLAVVDKNKGKMGVGGAIEALVTMLQADPPLGAALNALTELLIYNGNKALAVRAGAVPTLFNFLQDDNLAESSLAVLALVVAHMEGKKAISNVSGWMGALVDCIKSKGMQSKENATAILLEMLEYYPEKVREADKVYDICSLLIRLSINGSSNVRRNASLLMKMVEMEFESYAQIGTHGYASATDTGFESDVSSAPSSLRATSELTD; encoded by the exons ATGACAGAAGCTGTGAAGGGAAATACAGCCATGGATGATTATATTTCAAACATAGGAAGCCAAGATGGCTTTTTAAGAATACAAGCATTGGAAGGCCTTAAAAAGTTGACAAGATTAAATGAGGAAAACAGAAATTGGGTGGCACACAGCAAATCTGCAATCCCTTCTCTTTTGGAAttgttatcttcttcttcttcatgtgaaGATGATCTTAAAACAAAGGAGCTTGCTTTGGCAATACTGCTTAATCTATCTGTTAATGACAACTTGAAGGAGTATATGGGATCTCTTGAAGCCATTCAATGTATATCAAATCTCATAAGATATTCTGATTGCAGTGGCAGTGAAGAGCTGAGAGAGAATGGTGCTTCAGCTCTCTGTAGCCTTGCTGTTGTGGATAAGAATAAAGGAAAAATGGGTGTTGGAGGGGCCATTGAGGCTTTGGTTACCATGTTGCAG GCAGATCCTCCTCTAGGAGCTGCTTTAAATGCACTCACAGAGCTTCTTATATACAATGGGAACAAGGCTTTAGCAGTAAGAGCAGGAGCAGTGCCTACCCTTTTCAATTTTCTGCAAGATGATAATCTGGCAGAGTCTTCCCTTGCTGTACTTGCACTTGTGGTAGCTCACATGGAAGGGAAGAAAGCCATTAGCAATGTAAGTGGTTGGATGGGTGCATTGGTAGATTGCATTAAGAGTAAAGGCATGCAGAGCAAAGAGAATGCTACTGCTATTCTTTTGGAAATGTTGGAATACTATCCAGAGAAGGTGAGGGAGGCAGATAAGGTGTATGATATCTGTTCCTTGCTTATTCGCTTGTCTATAAATGGTTCATCCAATGTGAGACGCAATGCTAGCTTGTTGATGAAAATGGTGGAGATGGAGTTTGAAAGCTACGCTCAGATTGGGACTCATGGTTATGCCTCTGCTACTGACACTGGTTTTGAGAGTGATGTATCCTCTGCCCCTTCATCATTAAGAGCTACCAGTGAGCTAACTGATTAA